One Xyrauchen texanus isolate HMW12.3.18 chromosome 46, RBS_HiC_50CHRs, whole genome shotgun sequence DNA segment encodes these proteins:
- the plex9.2 gene encoding three prime repair exonuclease 4, producing the protein MARNKIKVRMDCSSSSLNPRCTVFFDLETTGLGPSCEIVQLAAVSGEHTFNLFMVPRCRMQPGASRVTGFRVRRQRLFLHRRPVLTSSLREALVSFITFLQMLGRPLLAGHNIRRFDCHVLARALDEFNLRSDFQNGVSGFVDTLPLARQLLKYSGLQSFKQENLVKTILGVSYAAHNALEDVLALQKLYRALTPTANQIQQHIFTLDSLAIAAVNQAPTRPSEQSGLCEHLSKAVEITEDNRPHKPL; encoded by the exons ATGGCACGCAACAAAATAAAAGTAAGAATGGACTGTAGCTCAAGCTCTTTGAATCCACGCTGTACGGTGTTTTTTGATTTAGAGACAACTGGCCTAG GTCCCTCATGTGAAATTGTCCAATTGGCCGCAGTGAGTGGAGAACACACTTTCAACCTTTTCATGGTTCCCCGTTGCCGGATGCAGCCTGGAGCATCTCGAGTTACGGGTTTCAGGGTGAGACGCCAACGTCTGTTTCTCCACCGCAGGCCGGTGCTCACCAGCTCTCTCCGAGAAGCTCTAGTTTCCTTCATAACGTTTCTCCAGATGTTGGGTCGCCCGCTCCTGGCGGGCCACAACATTCGCAGGTTTGACTGTCATGTTTTGGCCAGAGCTCTGGATGAGTTCAACTTGAGGTCAGACTTCCAGAATGGGGTTTCTGGATTCGTCGACACCCTTCCTCTCGCCCGACAGCTTCTCAAATACAGCGGACTCCAGAGCTTCAAGCAGGAGAACTTGGTTAAGACCATCCTGGGTGTTTCTTATGCAGCTCACAATGCTCTAGAGGATGTGCTAGCCCTGCAGAAGCTCTACCGGGCCCTCACGCccacagccaatcagattcaACAGCACATATTTACTCTAGACTCATTGGCCATTGCTGCTGTCAATCAAGCTCCAACAAGACCGTCAGAACAGAGCGGTTTATGCGAGCACCTCAGTAAAGCTGTGGAGATCACAGAAGACAACAGACCACACAAACCTCTGTAA
- the best1 gene encoding bestrophin-1 isoform X1, whose translation MTVTYSLRVADARLGTFYRLLLRWKGSVYKLLYRELLIFTTLYCTISVTYRCLLDEGQRRMFEKLSMYCDQYAQLIPVSFVLGFYVTLVVSRWWGQFESIPWPDRLAALVSGHVRGTDEGARLFRRSLVRYANLSGILIYRSVSTAVYKRFPTMGHLVQAGLMTTEELRQLEELPSPHNKFWVPCMWFVSLAMRARSEGRINNDVAMTAILNELNTLRSQCMRLYGYDWISLPLVYTQVVTVAVYSFFLACLIGRQFLDPAQGYPGHSLDFYLPVFTLLQFFFYVGWLKVAEQLINPFGEDDDDFETNWLVDRNLQVSLLSVDEMYDLVPLVERDKYWNESEPQPPYTAASAEHRKPSYMGSALDISVPKEKMEFQHNLEQIKEHEEANHSTPFLGSLSHLLGVQSPSVHRSTPSSRVSLLRRRPQAPFSRFPLYLHPGSSPMPNHVRNATEHDMAEDAFSSMPLYERPGFYSCPQTPIHCVPPPIPRPRPRRVQGDCVNSSGSLAQTLVGSQVLAPPDTPGNLPPPPSSAFPWVGEDSEHSAVPTFSFPDPVPELSMLPKARPSQGLLSRCPLPLRLSLDTSPSGEGQSAPTSARIVGAPGERVFSFTPPLWPQSQMNTASSGSVNAATTTNSTNNINSTGNLCNGTANIPWPINRINTANTVNFVNTSPPATRQIANQHNSPNDSGISLADGELLGRGRAGVKTSSE comes from the exons ATGACGGTGACGTATTCACTGCGGGTGGCAGATGCACGCCTGGGCACCTTCTATCGCCTTCTTCTGCGGTGGAAGGGAAGTGTCTATAAACTGTTATATCGAGAGCTGCTCATCTTTACTACACTGTATTGCACTATCAGTGTTACATACAG GTGTCTATTGGATGAAGGACAGCGGAGGATGTTTGAAAAGCTGTCCATGTACTGTGATCAGTATGCTCAACTAATCCCTGTTTCATTCGTACTGG GTTTCTACGTGACTCTTGTGGTCTCTCGTTGGTGGGGTCAGTTCGAGAGCATCCCATGGCCGGATCGCCTGGCAGCGTTGGTTAGTGGACACGTGCGAGGCACTGATGAAGGGGCCAGACTCTTTCGCAGGAGTCTGGTGCGCTACGCCAACCTATCCGGCATCCTCATCTACCGATCGGTCAGCACTGCCGTCTACAAGAGGTTCCCAACCATGGGTCACCTTGTTCAGGCAG GTCTGATGACCACTGAGGAACTGAGGCAGTTAGAGGAACTGCCCTCCCCACATAATAAGTTTTGGGTTCCGTGCATGTGGTTTGTTAGTCTCGCCATGAGAGCACGATCAGAAGGACGAATTAATAATGACGTCGCTATGACGGCCATCCTTAAC GAGTTGAATACATTGCGCTCTCAGTGTATGAGGCTGTACGGTTACGACTGGATCAGTCTGCCTCTCGTTTACACACAG GTGGTAACTGTGGCTGTGTACAGCTTCTTTTTGGCTTGTCTGATTGGTCGGCAGTTTCTTGACCCCGCCCAAGGTTATCCAGGCCACAGCCTCGACTTCTACCTGCCGGTCTTCACCTTACTGCAATTCTTCTTCTATGTTGGATGGCTCAAG GTGGCTGAGCAGCTCATTAACCCATTTGGCGAGGACGATGACGACTTTGAGACAAACTGGTTGGTGGACCGTAATTTACAG GTGTCTCTACTGTCAGTGGATGAGATGTATGATCTGGTTCCTCTGGTTGAGAGAGATAAATACTGGAATGAATCTGAACCACAGCCGCCGTACACAGCTGCTAGTGCAGAACACCGCAAACCATCATACATGGGGTCTGCTCTGGACATCAG TGTTCCCAAAGAGAAAATGGAATTCCAGCACAATCTGGAGCAGATTAAGGAACATGAAGAGGCCAACCATTCCACTCCTTTCCTGGGCAGCTTGAGTCACCTTCTAGGCGTCCAGTCCCCTAGTGTCCACCGCTCAACTCCCTCATCCCGAGTCTCCCTCCTGCGGCGTCGCCCTCAAGCTCCTTTCTCTCGTTTTCCCCTTTACCTCCACCCCGGAAGCTCTCCAATGCCCAACCATGTCCGGAATGCTACAGAACATGACATGGCAGAGGACGCCTTCTCCTCCATGCCTCTATACGAAAGACCTGGATTTTACAGCTGTCCTCAAACACCTATCCACTGCGTACCACCGCCCATTCCACGCCCAAGACCTCGAAGAGTGCAGGGAGACTGTGTAAACAGCTCTGGCTCCCTGGCACAAACTCTTGTGGGGTCACAAGTCCTGGCTCCACCAGATACGCCTGGGAATCTGCCGCCACCTCCTTCATCCGCCTTCCCTTGGGTGGGCGAAGACAGTGAACATTCAGCGGTTCCCACTTTCTCCTTCCCTGACCCCGTGCCTGAGTTGAGCATGTTACCCAAAGCACGGCCAAGTCAAGGGCTGTTGTCGCGCTGTCCCCTACCTCTGCGACTCTCTCTGGACACATCGCCATCTGGAGAGGGGCAGTCAGCACCCACAAGTGCTCGGATTGTTGGGGCACCAGGggagagggtgttttcatttACACCTCCATTGTGGCCACAATCTCAGATGAACACCGCCAGTTCAGGGAGTGTAAATGCGGCAACAACGACAAATAGTACCAACAACATCAACAGTACGGGAAACCTGTGCAACGGCACTGCAAATATCCCCTGGCCAATCAACAGAATCAACACAGCAAACACAGTCAATTTTGTCAATACAAGTCCCCCCGCGACTCGGCAGATAGCCAATCAGCACAACTCGCCCAATGACTCTGGGATCTCATTGGCTGATGGGGAACTGTTGGGTAGGGGGCGTGCTGGCGTGAAAACTAGCTCTGAGTGA
- the LOC127638500 gene encoding uncharacterized protein LOC127638500 has protein sequence MQRYDTLLMHPLKQVPSTRRIHQVIPHENRIQHRQISCFCSKMLVCQCFSPATFYFHGYPEEQQSDTRRAGKKRPLAMLLEEMEKEMGGGEEDMEMEDVMEEELDEEPLKGPEGTVTVTTVSSLNNGDWLAVVYDDHWWLAKTIAVDTEHQDVKVEFLHPHGPTANYQPKLLTKDVCFCPVKDIIVKLMGNASPVKLRKREIYSIAPDVMDFIERVHVRRLLLKA, from the coding sequence ATGCAAAGATATGATACACTTCTGATGCATCCTCTCAAACAGGTTCCCTCAACCAGACGAATACACCAGGTCATCCCACATGAGAACAGGATCCAGCACAGACAAATATCCTGCTTTTGCAGCAAGATGTTGGTTTGCCAGTGCTTCAGCCCAGCTACCTTCTATTTCCATGGCTACCCAGAGGAACAGCAGAGTGATACAAGGAGGGCAGGGAAGAAAAGACCTTTGGCCATGTTGTTGGAGGAGATGGAAAAAGAGATGGGAGGGGGGGAAGAGGATATGGAAATGGAAGATGTAATGGAGGAGGAGTTGGATGAGGAGCCTCTGAAAGGTCCTGAGGGTACTGTGACAGTGACGACTGTTAGCAGCCTTAATAATGGAGACTGGCTAGCAGTAGTATATGATGACCACTGGTGGCTAGCCAAGACCATTGCTGTGGATACTGAGCATCAAGATGTAAAAGTGGAGTTTCTGCATCCCCATGGTCCAACAGCAAATTATCAGCCTAAGCTTCTCACAAAGGATGTCTGTTTCTGCCCAGTTAAAGACATCATAGTGAAACTAATGGGAAATGCATCACCAGTCAAATTAAGAAAACGAGAGATCTACAGCATAGCCCCTGATGTGATGGACTTCATAGAGCGTGTGCATGTCCGACGCCTGCTGCTCAAGGCATAA
- the best1 gene encoding bestrophin-1 isoform X2 — MTVTYSLRVADARLGTFYRLLLRWKGSVYKLLYRELLIFTTLYCTISVTYRCLLDEGQRRMFEKLSMYCDQYAQLIPVSFVLGFYVTLVVSRWWGQFESIPWPDRLAALVSGHVRGTDEGARLFRRSLVRYANLSGILIYRSVSTAVYKRFPTMGHLVQAGLMTTEELRQLEELPSPHNKFWVPCMWFVSLAMRARSEGRINNDVAMTAILNVVTVAVYSFFLACLIGRQFLDPAQGYPGHSLDFYLPVFTLLQFFFYVGWLKVAEQLINPFGEDDDDFETNWLVDRNLQVSLLSVDEMYDLVPLVERDKYWNESEPQPPYTAASAEHRKPSYMGSALDISVPKEKMEFQHNLEQIKEHEEANHSTPFLGSLSHLLGVQSPSVHRSTPSSRVSLLRRRPQAPFSRFPLYLHPGSSPMPNHVRNATEHDMAEDAFSSMPLYERPGFYSCPQTPIHCVPPPIPRPRPRRVQGDCVNSSGSLAQTLVGSQVLAPPDTPGNLPPPPSSAFPWVGEDSEHSAVPTFSFPDPVPELSMLPKARPSQGLLSRCPLPLRLSLDTSPSGEGQSAPTSARIVGAPGERVFSFTPPLWPQSQMNTASSGSVNAATTTNSTNNINSTGNLCNGTANIPWPINRINTANTVNFVNTSPPATRQIANQHNSPNDSGISLADGELLGRGRAGVKTSSE, encoded by the exons ATGACGGTGACGTATTCACTGCGGGTGGCAGATGCACGCCTGGGCACCTTCTATCGCCTTCTTCTGCGGTGGAAGGGAAGTGTCTATAAACTGTTATATCGAGAGCTGCTCATCTTTACTACACTGTATTGCACTATCAGTGTTACATACAG GTGTCTATTGGATGAAGGACAGCGGAGGATGTTTGAAAAGCTGTCCATGTACTGTGATCAGTATGCTCAACTAATCCCTGTTTCATTCGTACTGG GTTTCTACGTGACTCTTGTGGTCTCTCGTTGGTGGGGTCAGTTCGAGAGCATCCCATGGCCGGATCGCCTGGCAGCGTTGGTTAGTGGACACGTGCGAGGCACTGATGAAGGGGCCAGACTCTTTCGCAGGAGTCTGGTGCGCTACGCCAACCTATCCGGCATCCTCATCTACCGATCGGTCAGCACTGCCGTCTACAAGAGGTTCCCAACCATGGGTCACCTTGTTCAGGCAG GTCTGATGACCACTGAGGAACTGAGGCAGTTAGAGGAACTGCCCTCCCCACATAATAAGTTTTGGGTTCCGTGCATGTGGTTTGTTAGTCTCGCCATGAGAGCACGATCAGAAGGACGAATTAATAATGACGTCGCTATGACGGCCATCCTTAAC GTGGTAACTGTGGCTGTGTACAGCTTCTTTTTGGCTTGTCTGATTGGTCGGCAGTTTCTTGACCCCGCCCAAGGTTATCCAGGCCACAGCCTCGACTTCTACCTGCCGGTCTTCACCTTACTGCAATTCTTCTTCTATGTTGGATGGCTCAAG GTGGCTGAGCAGCTCATTAACCCATTTGGCGAGGACGATGACGACTTTGAGACAAACTGGTTGGTGGACCGTAATTTACAG GTGTCTCTACTGTCAGTGGATGAGATGTATGATCTGGTTCCTCTGGTTGAGAGAGATAAATACTGGAATGAATCTGAACCACAGCCGCCGTACACAGCTGCTAGTGCAGAACACCGCAAACCATCATACATGGGGTCTGCTCTGGACATCAG TGTTCCCAAAGAGAAAATGGAATTCCAGCACAATCTGGAGCAGATTAAGGAACATGAAGAGGCCAACCATTCCACTCCTTTCCTGGGCAGCTTGAGTCACCTTCTAGGCGTCCAGTCCCCTAGTGTCCACCGCTCAACTCCCTCATCCCGAGTCTCCCTCCTGCGGCGTCGCCCTCAAGCTCCTTTCTCTCGTTTTCCCCTTTACCTCCACCCCGGAAGCTCTCCAATGCCCAACCATGTCCGGAATGCTACAGAACATGACATGGCAGAGGACGCCTTCTCCTCCATGCCTCTATACGAAAGACCTGGATTTTACAGCTGTCCTCAAACACCTATCCACTGCGTACCACCGCCCATTCCACGCCCAAGACCTCGAAGAGTGCAGGGAGACTGTGTAAACAGCTCTGGCTCCCTGGCACAAACTCTTGTGGGGTCACAAGTCCTGGCTCCACCAGATACGCCTGGGAATCTGCCGCCACCTCCTTCATCCGCCTTCCCTTGGGTGGGCGAAGACAGTGAACATTCAGCGGTTCCCACTTTCTCCTTCCCTGACCCCGTGCCTGAGTTGAGCATGTTACCCAAAGCACGGCCAAGTCAAGGGCTGTTGTCGCGCTGTCCCCTACCTCTGCGACTCTCTCTGGACACATCGCCATCTGGAGAGGGGCAGTCAGCACCCACAAGTGCTCGGATTGTTGGGGCACCAGGggagagggtgttttcatttACACCTCCATTGTGGCCACAATCTCAGATGAACACCGCCAGTTCAGGGAGTGTAAATGCGGCAACAACGACAAATAGTACCAACAACATCAACAGTACGGGAAACCTGTGCAACGGCACTGCAAATATCCCCTGGCCAATCAACAGAATCAACACAGCAAACACAGTCAATTTTGTCAATACAAGTCCCCCCGCGACTCGGCAGATAGCCAATCAGCACAACTCGCCCAATGACTCTGGGATCTCATTGGCTGATGGGGAACTGTTGGGTAGGGGGCGTGCTGGCGTGAAAACTAGCTCTGAGTGA
- the fth1b gene encoding ferritin, heavy polypeptide 1b, with product MSSQVRQNFHQECEAAINRQIYLELYASYVYLSMAFYFDRDDKALPNFAKFFHEQAKEEREHAEKLMSLQNQRGGRIYLQDIKKPDRDEWGSGVEALECALALEKSVNLSLLELHKVATQHNDPHVCDFLETHYLDEQVKSIKTLADWVGSLRRMGAPQNSMAEYLFDRHTLGKESS from the exons ATGAGTTCTCAGGTGAGGCAGAACTTTCACCAGGAGTGCGAGGCGGCCATTAACAGACAGATTTACCTGGAGCTGTACGCCTCATATGTCTACCTGTCCATG GCATTTTACTTTGACAGGGATGACAAAGCTTTGCCGAATTTTGCCAAGTTTTTCCACGAGCAGGCCAAAGAGGAGCGAGAACATGCAGAGAAATTGATGAGTCTACAGAACCAAAGAGGAGGACGAATCTACCTGCAGGACATCAAG AAGCCAGATCGGGATGAGTGGGGAAGTGGTGTGGAAGCTCTGGAATGTGCTTTGGctctggaaaagagtgttaactTATCATTACTGGAACTTCACAAGGTGGCAACTCAACACAACGATCCAcat GTTTGTGATTTCCTGGAGACCCATTACTTGGACGAGCAGGTGAAGTCTATTAAGACGCTTGCTGATTGGGTGGGCAGTCTGCGGAGGATGGGCGCGCCTCAGAACAGCATGGCAGAATATCTGTTTGACCGACACACTCTGGGAAAGGAAAGCTCTtag
- the rab3il1 gene encoding guanine nucleotide exchange factor for Rab-3A isoform X2, which yields MPVEEAGGHGRETYNLSRLRSSSLEIKEKGTEFLTEQLDAAQKELKLKDEECVRLSHVRNQLEQELEELTASLFEEAHKMVHEANVKQAAAEKQLKEAQGKIDVLQAEVSALKTLVLTSTPSSPNRQLHPQLLSPGSSRASSRPQGHTRNKSASGALQLQPEATATDQETIRDDKELDSVLFAEFLSWKQSPSVDRSSAFISRVYREDIGPCLSFTCSELSQSVQCAVENNSLTIEPVGMSTLPMVKAVECGGPNGCRAPIETKCALSGMSRPCRHRIKLGDKENYYYISPSSRARITAVCNFFTYIRYIQQGLVRQEVQQMFWEVMRLRKEMSVAKLGYLLTEES from the exons ATGCCCGTGGAGGAAGCAGGAGGACATGGGCGAGAGACGTACAACCTGTCCCGTCTGCGAAGTTCCTCTCTGGAGATCAAGGAGAAGGGAACAGAATTCCTCACAGAGCAGCTGGATGCTGCACAGAAG GAGCTGAAGTTGAAAGACGAGGAGTGTGTCAGACTGTCTCATGTCAGGAATCAGCTCGAGCAGGAACTGGAGGAGCTCACTGCCAGTCTGTTTGAG GAGGCCCACAAGATGGTGCATGAAGCCAATGTAAAACAAGCAGCAGCTGAGAAACAGCTAAAGGAAGCACAGGGCaag ATTGACGTCCTGCAGGCGGAGGTGTCCGCACTGAAAACTCTGGTATTGACGTCTACGCCGTCCTCCCCGAACCGACAGCTCCACCCTCAGCTGCTGTCCCCGGGTTCCAGTCGCGCCTCCTCTCGGCCCCAGGGCCACACGCGCAATAAGAGCGCCAGTGGTGCGTTGCAACTGCAGCCAGAGGCAACCGCAACAGATCAAGAGACAATACGGGACGACAAAGag TTGGACTCGGTGTTGTTTGCGGAGTTTCTCTCATGGAAGCAGTCGCCCAGTGTTGATCGCTCATCAGCCTTCATCAGCAGAGTTTACAGAGAGGATATCGGGCCCTGCCTTTCATTTACCTGCTCTGAG TTGTCTCAGTCTGTTCAGTGTGCTGTGGAGAATAACTCTCTCACCATCGAGCCTGTTGGCATGTCAACGTTACCCATGGTGAAGGCCGTCGAGTGTGGAGGACCCAA CGGTTGCCGGGCGCCCATAGAAAC CAAGTGTGCGTTGAGTGGCATGTCCCGCCCCTGTCGACATCGCATCAAACTGGGTGATAAAGAGAATTACTACTATATATCTCCTTCCAGCAGAGCGCGG ATCACGGCTGTGTGTAATTTCTTCACCTACATCAGATATATCCAGCAGGGCCTTGTCAGACAGGAAG
- the rab3il1 gene encoding guanine nucleotide exchange factor for Rab-3A isoform X1 yields the protein MDAFEGLHHVQISSSPPECSRSAPGYEVLLTGNSGIAVYSSSTFFGKGGITNKHTTEEERCPVGRLVDLDPERSHGLGGHGGQEKKMPVEEAGGHGRETYNLSRLRSSSLEIKEKGTEFLTEQLDAAQKELKLKDEECVRLSHVRNQLEQELEELTASLFEEAHKMVHEANVKQAAAEKQLKEAQGKIDVLQAEVSALKTLVLTSTPSSPNRQLHPQLLSPGSSRASSRPQGHTRNKSASGALQLQPEATATDQETIRDDKELDSVLFAEFLSWKQSPSVDRSSAFISRVYREDIGPCLSFTCSELSQSVQCAVENNSLTIEPVGMSTLPMVKAVECGGPNGCRAPIETKCALSGMSRPCRHRIKLGDKENYYYISPSSRARITAVCNFFTYIRYIQQGLVRQEVQQMFWEVMRLRKEMSVAKLGYLLTEES from the exons ATGGACGCCTTTGAAGGACTCCATCATGTTCAGATCTCCTCGTCTCCTCCAGAATGCTCTAGATCTGCTCCAGGGTATGAAGTGCTGTTGACAGGGAATTCTGGGATAGCGGTATACTCATCGTCTACGTTCTTTGGTAAAGGTGGAATTACCAATAAACACACAACAGAGGAAGAGAGATGCCCTGTGGGGAG GTTGGTAGATCTGGATCCAGAGCGAAGCCACGGTTTGGGGGGTCATGGGGGGCAGGAGAAGAAGATGCCCGTGGAGGAAGCAGGAGGACATGGGCGAGAGACGTACAACCTGTCCCGTCTGCGAAGTTCCTCTCTGGAGATCAAGGAGAAGGGAACAGAATTCCTCACAGAGCAGCTGGATGCTGCACAGAAG GAGCTGAAGTTGAAAGACGAGGAGTGTGTCAGACTGTCTCATGTCAGGAATCAGCTCGAGCAGGAACTGGAGGAGCTCACTGCCAGTCTGTTTGAG GAGGCCCACAAGATGGTGCATGAAGCCAATGTAAAACAAGCAGCAGCTGAGAAACAGCTAAAGGAAGCACAGGGCaag ATTGACGTCCTGCAGGCGGAGGTGTCCGCACTGAAAACTCTGGTATTGACGTCTACGCCGTCCTCCCCGAACCGACAGCTCCACCCTCAGCTGCTGTCCCCGGGTTCCAGTCGCGCCTCCTCTCGGCCCCAGGGCCACACGCGCAATAAGAGCGCCAGTGGTGCGTTGCAACTGCAGCCAGAGGCAACCGCAACAGATCAAGAGACAATACGGGACGACAAAGag TTGGACTCGGTGTTGTTTGCGGAGTTTCTCTCATGGAAGCAGTCGCCCAGTGTTGATCGCTCATCAGCCTTCATCAGCAGAGTTTACAGAGAGGATATCGGGCCCTGCCTTTCATTTACCTGCTCTGAG TTGTCTCAGTCTGTTCAGTGTGCTGTGGAGAATAACTCTCTCACCATCGAGCCTGTTGGCATGTCAACGTTACCCATGGTGAAGGCCGTCGAGTGTGGAGGACCCAA CGGTTGCCGGGCGCCCATAGAAAC CAAGTGTGCGTTGAGTGGCATGTCCCGCCCCTGTCGACATCGCATCAAACTGGGTGATAAAGAGAATTACTACTATATATCTCCTTCCAGCAGAGCGCGG ATCACGGCTGTGTGTAATTTCTTCACCTACATCAGATATATCCAGCAGGGCCTTGTCAGACAGGAAG
- the mpi gene encoding mannose-6-phosphate isomerase — MAEVKVFPLCCVVQNYVWGKVGLDSEVAQLVVGGDPQAVIEEAKPYAELWMGAHPKGDALIKDNRISQRTLGQWIADYPGCLGSKVKDTFHGQLPFLFKVLSVNTALSIQAHPNRDLAARLHAQFPEHYPDKNHKPEMAIALTQFEGLCGFRPVAEIMAFLKNVPEFHALVGNDAAEELQNAEGDSERTSLALKKCFTRMMNCEKKLFVDQLNMLVKRISEEEFAGKDTCSSNGELLLRLHSQYPGDIGCFSIYFLNRIVLQPGEAMFLGANEPHAYLSGDCVECMACSDNTVRAGLTPKYIDVDTLCEMLNYSPAPVSAKIFPCVRDNSDPCVYLYDPPVPDFTVMRMQIPASLRQYKVSPLESAGILLVIDGEAVASSAAALSDITLKRGSVLFISANESVSLQVTSSTGMTMFRACCLL; from the exons ATGGCGGAAGTGAAAG TATTTCCATTGTGCTGTGTGGTGCAGAACTATGTTTGGGGTAAAGTGGGTCTGGACAGTGAGGTGGCCCAGTTGGTGGTCGGTGGAGATCCTCAGGCCGTCATAGAGGAAGCCAAACCCTATGCAGAG CTGTGGATGGGTGCTCATCCCAAAGGTGACGCTCTCATCAAAGACAACAGGATATCCCAGAGGACACTTGGACAGTGGATTGCAGATTACCCAGGATGTTTGGGGTCAAAGGTCAAGGACACATTCCATGGGCAGCTCCCTTTCCTCTTCAAAGTGCTGTCTGTCAACACGGCTCTGTCCATACAGGCACATCCCAACAGG GACTTGGCTGCGAGACTTCACGCGCAGTTTCCAGAGCATTACCCGGACAAAAACCACAAGCCTGAGATGGCCATCGCTCTCACACAGTTTGAAGGGCTCTGCGGCTTCCGGCCGGTGGCAGAAATCATGGCCTTTCTCAAAA ATGTCCCAGAGTTTCATGCGCTGGTTGGTAATGACGCCGCTGAGGAGCTTCAGAACGCTGAAGGAGACTCTGAGCGAACGTCTCTCGCGCTGAAGAAATGTTTCACGCGCATGATGAACTGTGAGAAGAAACTGTTTGTCGATCAGCTCAACATGTTGGTTAAACGAATCTCGGAGGAAG AGTTTGCTGGAAAAGACACGTGCAGCAGTAATGGAGAACTGTTACTACGGTTACACTCCCAGTATCCAGGGGATATCGGATGCTTTTCCATCTACTTCCTGAACCGGATTGTTCTGCAGCCGGGGGAGGCCATGTTTCTGGGAGCAAATGAGCCTCACGCCTATCTTTCTGGAG ACTGTGTGGAGTGTATGGCGTGTTCTGACAACACTGTACGTGCTGGACTGACCCCTAAATACATCGACGTGGACACACTGTGCGAGATGTTGAATTACAGCCCCGCTCCTGTCAGCGCCAAAATCTTCCCCTGCGTGCGGGACAACTCCGACCCCTGCGTCTACCTCTACGACCCTCCTGTGCCAGACTTCACCGTCATGAGAATGCAG attCCCGCCTCGTTGCGGCAGTACAAGGTGTCCCCGCTGGAATCTGCCGGAATCCTATTGGTTATTGATGGAGAGGCTGTCGCCTCCTCTGCCGCCGCCCTCTCTGACATCACTCTGAAGAGAGGCTCTGTGCTTTTCATTTCAGCCAATGAGAGCGTCTCTTTACAAGTGACGTCATCGACGGGCATGACCATGTTCCGAGCCTGCTGTTTACTGTAG